A single genomic interval of Dysidea avara chromosome 6, odDysAvar1.4, whole genome shotgun sequence harbors:
- the LOC136258464 gene encoding uncharacterized protein codes for MRYRKGVASLQNGEDNLKDLTTLNWSLLGAYTAECLSKSVGEIIASRDDKPELSELFINVIPQYADRWEALGTILGLKDYEIAVISKDNASQSTEGCAAVLMKWLQSVDQPTWGKMDDATNLLRPFLTDAVSDDCPHFRGSSALSSHLKTYYISTRFINEHDQQWSPEQPKYYIPLILVHQEGQRSKEEITDMASATMRGNIEEYISTTSSKTTKDLQEVFSQLEQPLNSERPRTILVEGSLGIGKSVLLKQISYL; via the exons ATGCGCTATCGTAAGGGTGTGGCATCACTACAGAATGGCGAGGACAACTTGAAGGATTTGACCACATTGAACTGGTCGCTTCTTGGAGCGTACACAGCCGAGTGTTTATCTAAATCAGTTGGTGAAATAATAGCATCAA GAGATGATAAGCCAGAGTTGAGTGAACTCTTCATCAACGTCATCCCACAATATGCAGATCGCTGGGAGGCTCTTGGTACAATCCTTGGGTTAAAGGATTATGAAATTGCTGTCATTTCTAAAGACAATGCTAGCCAGTCAACTGAAGGTTGTGCAGCAGTGTTGATGAAGTGGCTCCAGAGTGTTGACCAACCAACTTGGGGTAAAATGGATGATGCCACCAACCTCCTCAGACCATTTCTAACTGATGCAGTGTCTGATGATTGTCCTCATTTCAGAG GAAGTAGTGCACTCTCTTCTCACCTGAAGACCTACTACATCAGTACAAGGTTCATCAATGAGCATGACCAGCAGTGGTCACCTGAGCAACCTAAATACTATATTCCACTTATACTGGTCCATCAAGAGGGTCAACGATCTAAGGAGGAGATCACTGATATGGCTTCAGCTACAATGAGAGGTAACATTGAAGAATACATTTCAACAACTAGCAGTAAGACCACTAAAGATCTACAAGAGGTTTTCTCCCAGTTAGAACAGCCATTGAATAGTGAACGACCACGTACCATCTTAGTAGAAGGATCTCTTGGCATAGGCAAGTCAGTTTTGCTGAAGCAAATTTCATACCTGTGA